TTTCTGTCCATGGAGTAGCGGAGATGCTGCCACCCTTCAACAATACCACATCATTACCCATGCTAAGATTGAGGGTATATCTGTAGCCGCTCTTCAGCTCGACTGGTTCTGCAGAAGTCCATTCATAGAGCTTGCCGGCTGTCATCAAAGACACCTTGAAGGTGTTGGCTCCAACGGTCTGTGGGATGGCAATGCAAGAGAAACGTGAGATGGCGTTCTTTTCTGGATCTGCTTTCTTATCTGCATTTTCAGCCGGTGTGAAGGAACCTTTGGTGGTGGTAATGTCGGTAGCAGCAGCTTCTTCGCTGGCTGTTACGACACTAGCAGCGTTTGTAACATTTACACTTGCCTCAATTTTGGTTCCTCCTAAGGTCACCTTTACGATAGGGGATTCTTTAAGAACCTCAGGCTTGTTGAACTCGGTTCCCAAAGTCACAACGATATCAATCATACAGAAAGCATGGTTGAACTGGATACTCAGCTTCTTATCCACGAGACTTGTGCCAGGCTTGAAGTCTTTTGCATAATAGTACAACAAGTCGTTATTGTCAGACGATGTAGACTGGTCGTCAGCCACGCTATAAGTTATAGACTGGATAGGCTGGGTACTTCCCTCAGCATAAACACCATTGAATTTGCCATTTGGAGCCGGAGCAAAAGCCACGATATCTACGGGTTGCGTGTCTTTCTGCCAAAGCAGTGTCTCTGAGCAGTTCCAAGCTCCATTATCATCCTTTGTGAACACCTTATTAACATAGGTATATTTTTTAGCCAAAGTGGCGTTCTCGTTCTTATTCACCACGGTCAGAGATAAAGGCTTCTCCAGTGGAGTGCCTGCTCCCTCAGCACGAGTCTTGGCATTGTTCACTCCTGCAGTAACGCGGATGATGTTATCACTAGGATAATTGCTCTGTGACAGTTCGTCCTCGCTAGAGCAACTGGTAATCATGGCTGCAGCCATGGCTGATATTGCGAAAAACTTGATAGCTTTCATAATCGTTCTATTTTTAATGTTATGCCTCAAATCCGCAACCTATAGGGTTTAGTGGGATTTTGCTTGCAAAGCGACAAAATTCATTTTATTGTACATATTTCTTGCACAACAGAAATGTCGCAGACACAAAATCCCCTTACCCCATAAAGCGACTTGAGGTAATACGCTGGTTTAACCAGAAAAGCATGGTCTTTAACCAAAGTCTGTCTTGAACAGGTTGGCATAAGCATTGTTGTCTGAGTAAATATTCAATACATGCCTACGTGATGTCTTAATCCATTTCGCAGGAACAGAGATGAACTTGAAAACAAAGGTCTTGATTCTGCTGGTGGCACGCAATCCAAATTCATGGGTTTTCAATCTCTGCATAATAGCTTTGTAGAAGTTTCTGATGAGAGCTGTCATAAGCAGGAATACAGTATTCTGTGCCATGAACGATTTTGGCAATCGATTCCAGCCAAAGCCATTGTTCATGTCATCGAAGATGCGTTCCTTGCCACCACGAAGATTGTAGAATTCCACGATGTCTCTTGCACTCGACTTGTAATCGTTAGTCAGTATACATCTGTAGGTATATTCGCCTTCCCAAATGTCAAGGTCTCCATCTATTCGCCTTTGTCTCTGTATGACAAGACGATACGGTTTTCCTTTCCATTTCTCAACAAGGATGGAATTCAGCTCAAATTCAATACCGTTGATTTCAACAGTTTTCCATCCAGTCAAGGCAAACATGGAATCGTAGAAGGAAGAGCATCTGTTGGCACGAATATAAAAATGCCTGCAATGAGCCTCTACCATATCTACGATTTCCTCCGAGCATGAGCCGCAATCCATGCGGGCACGGGATATATATACTTCTGATGCCTCCAGTCGCTTGAAGATTCTTTCCAAAGTCTCTCTTTGGTTGAAGCGCACGTTTGTGTTGCCGTCTCTATTTTCAATACCGACAATCATGTCGTTAATGACTGCCACACCTGGACTATAGCCCAGGAACTTCTTGTAGGTTGGTTTTGCATCATGCTTCTCTGTTTCAATGAACTGATGGTCAAAGTCAAAATCATACTCTTGACCGGATTTCAATTGACCAGTAGCAAGCAGGGCTTTGATCAATAAGCAGTTCATCTTGTCTGCAGTATTGAAATCATAGGAGTTGCCAGAAGCAGATTTATAGGTGATGTTCTTACAAGTCAGTTCTTCGATAGCACGCAATATGGTGTCTGCGCTGCAAGT
This region of Segatella copri genomic DNA includes:
- a CDS encoding fimbrillin family protein, with translation MKAIKFFAISAMAAAMITSCSSEDELSQSNYPSDNIIRVTAGVNNAKTRAEGAGTPLEKPLSLTVVNKNENATLAKKYTYVNKVFTKDDNGAWNCSETLLWQKDTQPVDIVAFAPAPNGKFNGVYAEGSTQPIQSITYSVADDQSTSSDNNDLLYYYAKDFKPGTSLVDKKLSIQFNHAFCMIDIVVTLGTEFNKPEVLKESPIVKVTLGGTKIEASVNVTNAASVVTASEEAAATDITTTKGSFTPAENADKKADPEKNAISRFSCIAIPQTVGANTFKVSLMTAGKLYEWTSAEPVELKSGYRYTLNLSMGNDVVLLKGGSISATPWTEITSDKPLETD
- a CDS encoding IS1380-like element IS942 family transposase, which codes for MAKIQIKSEKLTPFGGIFSIMEQFDALLAQTIDSTLGLRCTMFGYQYSEILRSLMCVYLCGGSCIEDVTTHLMKHLSLHPTLRTCSADTILRAIEELTCKNITYKSASGNSYDFNTADKMNCLLIKALLATGQLKSGQEYDFDFDHQFIETEKHDAKPTYKKFLGYSPGVAVINDMIVGIENRDGNTNVRFNQRETLERIFKRLEASEVYISRARMDCGSCSEEIVDMVEAHCRHFYIRANRCSSFYDSMFALTGWKTVEINGIEFELNSILVEKWKGKPYRLVIQRQRRIDGDLDIWEGEYTYRCILTNDYKSSARDIVEFYNLRGGKERIFDDMNNGFGWNRLPKSFMAQNTVFLLMTALIRNFYKAIMQRLKTHEFGLRATSRIKTFVFKFISVPAKWIKTSRRHVLNIYSDNNAYANLFKTDFG